From the Flavobacterium gyeonganense genome, the window CGTTTTCCATCATCATTTATAGCACTTGAACCGTTTATGATTTCATCTTTTCCGTCACCATCGACATCACCAATAGTCATTTGATGATTCCCCTGACTTGAAAGTGCATTATTCGCAGGTTCGCTTGCGTCTTTACTGTCGAAAATCCATCGAAGCGTTAATTGTCCATCACGCCAGTCGTAAGCAGCGCGCATTAATTTATCATAGTATCCACGTCCAACAATAAGACTCGGACGGGCACCATCTAAATACGCTACAGCAGAAACAAAACGATCCTGACGATTTCCATACGTATCTCCCCAATCTGCCGTATTGGCTCTTGCCGGCTGATAAGCAACTGTTGCCATAGCTGCTCCTGTTAGACCATTAAAAACTGTCAAAAATTCAGGGCCCTGTTGTACCCATCCGCCTGAATTTCTATAATCTATAGTTGAATTACCAATCACTACTCCCGCACCATCAATTGTACCATCAGCCGTTTTTAATATTATTTCAGCTTTTCCGTCTCCATCAAAATCATAGACCATAAACTGATTAAAGTGTGGACCCGCATTTACGTTTTTACCTAAGTTGATGCGCCAAAGCAAAGTTCCATTCATTTTATAGCAATCAAAAATCTGATCTCCCGAAAAACCTCCTCCGTTATGATTCAATAATGTAGGATCCCATTTTAAGAAAATTTCATATTCACCGTCACCATCAACATCACCAACACTGGCATCATTTGCAGTGTAAGTATAAGCTGTACCATCCGGAATTGTGCCTGCCGGTGGAATTTGCAATGGAATTGACAACTGGTTATTCGCCCATACTGAAACAGAAGCTGTAGCGCTTCCTTCCGTACCGTTAACAATTGGTTTTATCGTATAACTACCATTAGTTGAAATGTTATCAATATAATTTGTTGAAGCTGTTATAGGAGTTGCATTGATTTTTACATTATCACGGTAAATATTAAAAGTAATATCTGAAGGATCATTACCTAACAATCTCCAGCTAATGAAAACCTCACTGACAGATTTACGCAACGCAACAACTCCTCTGTTTAAAAATTCTACCTGTTTAGGTGTATTCACAACTGCATCAGGCAATGCTAATGTGTTCAATCTGACATTTTCTCCATAAGTAGTACCACCATTAATAGCATAAGCTCTTGCATAATACAGCGTAGCTGGCGAAAGTCCTGTAATACTTACAGAAAAATTGCCTGTACCAGATGTCCCTGCAACAATTTTGGTATTAGTTAGAGTAGGGTTAATACTCGTACTGTAAACAATTCCTCTCTCTGTAATTGCTGTGCCCCCATCAGAAGTAATATTTCCTCCAAAATCAGCTGATATGGTTGTAATATTGGTTACAGCATTTGTAGTCAAAACTGCCGGTGGACGTGCCGGAACATATGTTCTGACAACAGGCGTTACAATACTGGCCGAATTTGTTTTGGTATAAACCACAAAAGGATACAAACTCCCTGCAGCGATTGTTAAGTTACCAACCGGTTCATCAATTCCTCTTATTACTGTTGGATCTTTCATTTCTGTCCATGCTGTTGTACCAGCGGTCTGTTTGAATACACGGGCAGAATATGTAGGCGTACTGCTTACATTATCTATAAAAGAACAGTAAAGATTCCCTGAAACATCCTTAATTAAACTTAAACTTGGCGAATCTCTCGAAGCTATTCTTGTTGCAGAGCTCCATACTGCAGTAGTTTTATTGTACTCAATAGTCGTTGCCCTATTTGAATCAGCTGTATTAAAATAGGCTATAACAGGGTTACCTGCCGAATTGATTGCCATACTCGTATGTCTGATACTGGCAGTAACTGTTGGAGTAATATAATTCCATGTTCCTCCGCTAAATTTATAAAAAGCCATTGTTCCCGTAGAAGTTGCAGCTGTTGTCAAACTACAAAACACAAGCCAGGGCACATCTGTCTCATCTATTGCAAGGCTAACTCCTACGGCTATTTGTGCTGCATTTGTTGTAGTATTTAAGGGAATTGTACCCACAGTAACCCATGAAATTCCGTCAAATTTTTTAACCGTAGGAGTTAAAGAAGCACCTTCACCAAAAGCAATGTAAGGATTGTTATCTGAATCAAAAGCCAGTGAACATCTTGGTGTTGAGCCATATTGTGAAACAGAATTGGTAACTGAACCAGTAGAAACATAAAGATTATGGTCCAAATTATTCAATGGTTCCCAGGAATCAGTTGCATCATTATATATTTTTACAGCTAATTTATTTCCATTCGCTGCATCCACATAAGTCACGAAAAATTTGTTGGTTTTATCTAATATAATTCTGGAAAAATTAAGATTAGCCCCAATGTCATTCCCCACTTGTTCCCAGTTTCCTGTTACAGTATTTCTTTTTTTTACTTTAACGACAGGCCCGGTTCCTTCTCTCAAAATTACATAAGGAACATCATTTAAAACAGCAATAGAGGTATAACTTGATGCTGCAGCAGATACCTGAGACTCGTTGCCTAAAATATTCCAATTTTGAGAAAAAGAATTGTGAGATATTAAAAGATTAAAAATTGTAAAAAGAAAAATTTTATAAAAATTATTCCGAAAATGAATCCGAGCAGATTCAAAAAGTATTTGTTTTTTCATAATTGGTGGTTAAAAGGTTAGTATTACTAAAATTATCCGGATAATTCTTTAACAGCATCCTGCACTACCCTGCTAATTTTCTGTAAATTAGATTTTTACATCTTATCAGCCCCAGCAAAACAAAACCAATCGACTGAAAATCAATTAAATAAATTTCAAGCATTTATTTTGTTATAAAACCAATTATAAATTACTTAATTCTCTATTTATTACCAATTGACATACAGTTTTTTATAAAACAAATTCCCGGTATATCCTTTAGTAGAGAATAAACCGGGAATGAAATGATTTCAAATTTAATGCAGACTCGAACTTTAATTACTTAGGTCTGTACGAAAAGGAGATGCCGGTAAGTTTTCAGCATTAAATAAATTAGGTTCGGGAACTGCTTTCCATGCAAAACGAACTGATTTAGGATTTTTTACCTTATCAGAAGAAACGACAATTGTTTTACCATCTATTTTGGCAACAGCCGGATAATAGGTTTTATCATCTCCGGCAATTTCAAATTCTTTTAAATCCCCAGTTGTTTTTTTGAATCCAGAATCTGCATAATCAAAAAATAACTGAATTTTATCTTTTTTGATTTTCATGTGATTATAAATGGGGCCTGAATAGACCAATTTATGTTCGCTGTATGTTTTTGCCAAAGCTATGAGTGCGAGTCTATGCCCTACAGTTTGTTTATCTATAGGATGAATGTTATTTGTATCCCCAACATCAGTCGTAACAGCCATTCCGCTATTGGGTATTACTTTTAACGATAATAATTGCGATTCCCTAATTTCCGGAGTTTGTCCTTTGTGAGGCGTAATCTGCACGTAATAAAAAGGGAAATCACCCTGCTTCCAGTCGTCTCTCCAGTTTTTTACCATAGCAGGAAATAAAGTCTGATACAATTTCGCCTTTCCTGAATTGCTTTCGCCCTGGTACCAGATTACACCTTTGATAGTGTAATTGATTAACGGATGCAACATTGCATTATAAAGTACATAGGATGTTTTATTAGCTTCTTTTTTAGGCTTTTTAAGTTCTTTTTTTAAAGTATTGTCAGGCAATTTTTCATTTTTTAAATTTAAATAATAAGCTTCTAATTTTTCCTGATATAGTTTTTCGTTTTTAGCATCTTCTTCCAAAATAGTTAAAAACTCCGGATTTCCTTCCAAAACATCCTGAGAAGTCCAGGCTTCTGCTTTTGTGCCTCCCCATGAAGAGGAGATTAGACCAATCGGAATTTTTAATTTCTGATATAACTCTCTTCCGTAAAAATAAGCAACAGCAGAAAACGTTTTTATTGTCTCAGGAGAGCATGCTGTCCATCTTCCGGTAACATCGTCAAGCGGTTTTGGAGAAGCATTGGTCAAAACTGTAAACAATCTGATATTAGGATAATTGGCATTTACGATTTCTTCTTCATAATTCTTAACCCCGGTTTTCCAGGTAGCTTCTTCTTTTCCAACAGGAAAATACATATTAGACTGACCGGAACAAATCCAGACCTCGCCAATAAGAACATTATTAAGTACAATTTTATTAGAAGCGTTAATGGTTATGGAATATGCTTTTTCGCTTCCCTCAGGAGTATCTACTGTCACTTTCCAGTTTCCTGAGGAACTTGCAACGACTTCTATTAAAGCATATTGCCAGCCTAACTGAATGGTTATTTTTTCATTTGGCGATGCCCATCCCCACAAATTAACCTTTTCATTTTGCTGTAAAACCATATTATCACTAACCAAAGCCGGCAGTTTAACCTGAGCGCTTATCGAAAATGAAAGGATCAAAAAAATTAAAACTAAAAACTGATTTCGTATGAAATTCATGGGTTCGAAATTTACTATTATAAACTTAAAAGTAAAAGAGTAAAACAATATAGCTATCCTGTGCTTCCCTGTCTGTTACAGATTATAAAACAAAAAAAGGGCACAACTATATGATGCCCTTTAAAATTAAAACCACTTAATTTTTAATTGCTATTAAATTCCCAAACTATTTTTTGAAAGATTTAAAGTTCAAATTTATTCATTACATTGCTGACAACAATCCTGTTGTACCCTGCTTTCAATGAAAAAAACCGTCTCAAAATTGAGACGGTTTAGAAAAAACATAACAGATATATTAATAACCAGGATTCTGCATTGCATCTTTTTCTGCAGCAGTTAATGGTCTTCCATTCGCATATATTCCATCAAGAAAAGTTTGAGGAATAGGACGTAAGATGTGATAATCCTTAATGTTTGGATTAGCTTCAATATTATAAGCTTTTGCTCTTGCAACCAAAGTTTTAGTTCTGCTTAAATCCTGCCAACGATGAAATTCACCGCAAAGTTCTCTTGTTCGTTCATTTAGAACTAGACATAGCATTCTATCGTAATCACTTGTATATCCTAGTTTTGTAATTACAGCTATATCTTCTGCAGGCAAAGCACTGGTACTAGTAATATTGAGACTGGTTGCCGATGTTGTAACCGAAATATTATTAGACTCATAATATGAATTTTTAGGAATATATGAAATTGGGATGCCAGCCTGACCAGCAGTTGTCCATGCTGCAGATCCGTCTGCATATGCTGAACGGTCTTCACCTGCCTTATACGCACCACGATTTCGGACTGCATTTATGTATGGTAAAGCATCAGCAAAAGAAGCAGCACCTTGTTTTGCTAAACGTACTTTTGCTTCAGCAGCTATTAAATAGGTATCTGCAGAACGTGCTAAAATAATATCCCTAGATCCTCTTTGACTTGTTAAATCGATTCTTGATCCATCCATATATTTGCTTAAAGACGGAAATCTTACATCAGCCATAAGTCCTACATTATCTGCTGCATATTGTACATAAACACTAGGAACTTTTTTCGCAGCTCCCGGGATAAGAAAATCTGTATTTTTAGTTTTAACAAAACGATTATCCGTTGGAGCATTCA encodes:
- a CDS encoding sialate O-acetylesterase, with the protein product MNFIRNQFLVLIFLILSFSISAQVKLPALVSDNMVLQQNEKVNLWGWASPNEKITIQLGWQYALIEVVASSSGNWKVTVDTPEGSEKAYSITINASNKIVLNNVLIGEVWICSGQSNMYFPVGKEEATWKTGVKNYEEEIVNANYPNIRLFTVLTNASPKPLDDVTGRWTACSPETIKTFSAVAYFYGRELYQKLKIPIGLISSSWGGTKAEAWTSQDVLEGNPEFLTILEEDAKNEKLYQEKLEAYYLNLKNEKLPDNTLKKELKKPKKEANKTSYVLYNAMLHPLINYTIKGVIWYQGESNSGKAKLYQTLFPAMVKNWRDDWKQGDFPFYYVQITPHKGQTPEIRESQLLSLKVIPNSGMAVTTDVGDTNNIHPIDKQTVGHRLALIALAKTYSEHKLVYSGPIYNHMKIKKDKIQLFFDYADSGFKKTTGDLKEFEIAGDDKTYYPAVAKIDGKTIVVSSDKVKNPKSVRFAWKAVPEPNLFNAENLPASPFRTDLSN
- a CDS encoding T9SS type A sorting domain-containing protein gives rise to the protein MKKQILFESARIHFRNNFYKIFLFTIFNLLISHNSFSQNWNILGNESQVSAAASSYTSIAVLNDVPYVILREGTGPVVKVKKRNTVTGNWEQVGNDIGANLNFSRIILDKTNKFFVTYVDAANGNKLAVKIYNDATDSWEPLNNLDHNLYVSTGSVTNSVSQYGSTPRCSLAFDSDNNPYIAFGEGASLTPTVKKFDGISWVTVGTIPLNTTTNAAQIAVGVSLAIDETDVPWLVFCSLTTAATSTGTMAFYKFSGGTWNYITPTVTASIRHTSMAINSAGNPVIAYFNTADSNRATTIEYNKTTAVWSSATRIASRDSPSLSLIKDVSGNLYCSFIDNVSSTPTYSARVFKQTAGTTAWTEMKDPTVIRGIDEPVGNLTIAAGSLYPFVVYTKTNSASIVTPVVRTYVPARPPAVLTTNAVTNITTISADFGGNITSDGGTAITERGIVYSTSINPTLTNTKIVAGTSGTGNFSVSITGLSPATLYYARAYAINGGTTYGENVRLNTLALPDAVVNTPKQVEFLNRGVVALRKSVSEVFISWRLLGNDPSDITFNIYRDNVKINATPITASTNYIDNISTNGSYTIKPIVNGTEGSATASVSVWANNQLSIPLQIPPAGTIPDGTAYTYTANDASVGDVDGDGEYEIFLKWDPTLLNHNGGGFSGDQIFDCYKMNGTLLWRINLGKNVNAGPHFNQFMVYDFDGDGKAEIILKTADGTIDGAGVVIGNSTIDYRNSGGWVQQGPEFLTVFNGLTGAAMATVAYQPARANTADWGDTYGNRQDRFVSAVAYLDGARPSLIVGRGYYDKLMRAAYDWRDGQLTLRWIFDSKDASEPANNALSSQGNHQMTIGDVDGDGKDEIINGSSAINDDGKRLWTYGQGHGDALHMSDMDPDRPGQEIWQCLESESQYSPYGIRLNDAKTGKMIFGAVTTGDVGRALAADIDPSHRGYEMWSSSGNLYNVQDGQIGTNRPTNGSQAVNGAVWWDGDLGRELLDGTIMDKWNPATQSLNRLFTIYQAAPVSSNNDSKKNPALTGDILGDWREEIILRRTDNTALILFTTNIATDYRIPTLMHDPQYRTAIAWQNSAYNQPPHPSFFLGYDMAPVPASNIVIKDISNLGVKKSAASISAEVLVYPNPSSGQFNVRFNGFKSSKATVVVSNITGQIIMKKEVELTGNDQNVAISIPNQNQGVYLLKVITDEATKTLKIMIEK